From Planctomycetaceae bacterium:
GCGGCGGGAATAAGCTTCACCTGCTCGGGGCTGCTGATATAGCCGCTGTCTTCAATGATTGTATCATCCCTGTCGAGAAAAATCGCTTTTTCCGCCATATAGACTCCTACGAAAATTGTTTCTCCACCAAACCGCAGATAATATGATACGCAATTTGATGTATTTCCTGCGTGGCGTAGCTTTTTTCAGCCTCCGCGCACAGGCATACATCGGCCAGCTTTTCGAGAGGCGAGTTTTTTCTGCCGGTGAAGGCGATTAATTTCGCTCCGATTTTTTTTGCGAGTTTCGCCGCCTTTAGAACGTTCGGACTTTTGCCGCTCGTTGAGAACGCCCAAAGGCAATCCTGTTTTTTTACTAATCCTTCAACCTGTTTTACGAAAATGTCATCAAAGCT
This genomic window contains:
- a CDS encoding SIS domain-containing protein; amino-acid sequence: MKQHINQIIEQHKKMVDEFQKTGIKTVEDVANTIVKSIKKGGTIYICGNGGSAADAQHIAGELIGRFLVNRKALPAVALSTDTSVMTSIANDYSFDDIFVKQVEGLVKKQDCLWAFSTSGKSPNVLKAAKLAKKIGAKLIAFTGRKNSPLEKLADVCLCAEAEKSYATQEIHQIAYHIICGLVEKQFS